GCATGGGAACAGGCAGCACGGGTTAGCACAGATCCCGATGCAGCAACTGTAAATCCCCAGGGATGTCTAGGCGAGGAACAAGCTCTGTTATgcatcctcctctccctcctgcgCACGGGCCCCGCATCCTCACCCAGGCAACCCGCAGGACTGAACCGAGccctctgcccagggcagctcgCCCAGTTGCCACTAAACTCCCATCTCACAGCCCGGCTTTtgttcccagcaggaatttGTCAGCTTCCAGCTGCTGACATCTTTCCCCACAACATAAACCTGACACCTCTCCCTTGCTCCAGCACCCCGGGGGACACCAAACccggcagctggagctgctgccgccgcctcggccGGGATGGGGGACGGTGGTGAGAGCCCCCTCCACGCTCTCCAGGAACATCCACAAAACTCTGCTCAAACATTGGAACAAGCCTTCCCCGGCCACGCCACGCCAGGGGGTTTAAGAGACGAATAAAAGAGTTTGATCAACATCCTGAATCAAACCCTGCAGCTTCACTTCTCGCCACGCACGAGCCAAACCCTTTGCTCAGGGACACCTCGGCTCAGACACACAAATTGTTTGTGGAAGCCCCTTGCAGTCCCGGCGGTGCCGCCGCTACCTCTCCGTGTGGTTCCGCTGTgccgggcggcgcgggcggcccCGCTATTTATGGGTTGCTTCTGAACAGAACAGCAGAATTACCCGAGCGCTGATACAGCAGCTGCGTCCACGGAATTCCATCCATGAGATCTCATCTCAATAGCGCGGGCGAGCAGCGGGCTATGGAAACGTCATTCAGATTTCTCCCGGCTGTCCCTCGGACACGGGCCACTCGATTTACAGAAGATTAACGTCGAAATTCACATCAGCACGTTCACGCTGCTTCTTGCCAGGTTCTCTGGAAAACTCTGCCATCAGCAGTTCACGGGAGGGTTTAGCCTGGAAACCGAGCGCAGCGCGAAGCAAAATCCGGGCAAAATATCCCCGTTTGTGTGGGCTCCAGCGCAAGGTGCGAGGCAGGGCCGGGGTCAGCTCTGGGAGCTCAGTGggaagctggagcagctcaggatCTCCAGATTTGTGTTCTTGCTTTAACTTTGGCCCTAAGTAGGTTCTCTCCCTCGagtcccttttccttctctgcccccAGTCCGGCTCCCTCCCCAGGAACACACTGGGAACACACCCTGGGGTGTGTGATGAGGGATTTCTGGAGCCAGGTGCCTGGCACAAGGGTTTATCCATCTTCACAGGCACAGGATGATGTAAGGGGGGAGCGCAGCCCTTCCACACCAGGCACCAAACTGGGAGCATTTCACTCTGCTGGCAGTGGGCCTGACTCCCTCTTCACCTTTGAGAGTCCCTTCAGACTCAAACCATCCTGATTCCTCAGGGAACTCTTAGTTCAGCTGCACATATCCCCATTTACTACGGCCCTTGCAGGTTTTTCTACCTGCTCTGAGTGTGGCTCACCTTGAAACCATGAATTACTCATGAAACCTTTACTGAAATTGCCAGAAAAGCGAATCccctgggccaggctggacaaaCTGAATGGGAGAGGGCTGGAAACCTCTCCTGTTACACGTGTTAGAATGAGGCCCTtcatccccaccccatccctgggtGATACTGCAGGCCTGGTGTGACAGGGATGACCCAGGAGGTGTCTCCAGCTGCCTGTTCCCTACCCTGCCCATCCTGCAGTTCCTGGTGGAGGATTTGCTGTCCCCATCAGAGCCATCCCACAGGTGCCACAGCTCCAACAAGCACAGGCTGAGGAGGAATGGATTCATTTCTGTCTTACCAAACACAACATCTGTTCTCAACAGATGAGAAACAGAATTTCTCATGCCagtccctcccttcccagcatCCTCATTCACCGAGCtttgccacagctgcagggccCTGGAtctgcctctcccagctctccacGCTGACAAGGCAATTCCAAAAACACGACAGAAGGGGCACTGGATCTCCTTGATGCCTCTCCCAAACAGACCTCAATTTCCTCTTGCTGTCAGCCTCTTAAATCCCTTTGAAAAATGACTATTAGAAAATAGCTATTTTTTGTTAATACCTGGCAGAGCTAAACTGGAACTGTAATGGTACAGTGCAAAACACAGCAGCCAGAATATCCTTATTCCCTAAGAAAATGTGTAATACAAAATATGCTATTTCTATCACACAATGTATTTACTGTGACCCAGACTGACAGACTCTGTAAGGCCACGTGGAGCAACATAAAAGTTTAATCTCTACAACAGCCCCTTCTAGACCAGGTTTGATACCCTCGTGTTTAATATGGAATGAGAAAACCCCATAAACCACCGGACTTTGGCTCTCCTTCTCTGCCAATCCCACCAGAAGAACCAGAAGTTATTTCAGGTTATATTTTTGCAATACATTTATATTTGAGTGAACAGGACAGCCATGGAACAGAGCTCACCACCAGCTCGGGAAGGATTCCCACCCTCCACCCTCTCCACTCCCAGTGTGAGCAGAACTAGGCCTGGactctgcagcccctgccagaaCACCTCAAATCCCATTAAAGCTCCATGGAGGTTGtgtcacaggatggtttgggttggaagggaccttaaagctcatctcgttctGCCCTCacaccttcccctagaccaccttgctccaagccccgtccaacctggccccAAAAGCCTTCACCTCTGAAAAGTCCACCTTTAATTCCTTTTGAAGTAAATACCTGTTTTTGCTTCTCAGCACTGGGCTGAAGGAACAGATCCAATACATCCCTCAcatggctgcagctgctcttgcaccAGTGTCCTTCAGGGAGGTGCAGACGGTGACCTCAGGCTGACAGGGAGCAGAGTTATGGTGACAGCTCTGTATTTCACTGGAATCGTTTGTTTTACCCCCAGAgctggcctggggacagcagtgacaGCGCTGGGGACTTGCTCCAGAGGTTCTGTACCTGGATACACCTCTTGAGGCAGAGCCACACCCCAGAACTGCCCATCTCCCCCTGAAACACACTGTCCCTGCAGAAATCGGGGATTGGCTATTCCAAACCTTTTGCAGGTCACACTTCGCACTCCCAAATCCGCCCCACATGCATTTCAGTTTGCCAATAACTTGCAAACAAAGAACAGGGTGAAACAAACTTTTGTGGGGGTGAAAAGGGGGTGGTGTGTGGGGGTAAGTTCTGTGGAAAGTCTTGGAATGTCAAAGGTTGGAGAACCAAACATTGCTTCTTTCTCTGCAGGAAGTGAAAGGCTGTGGTGGATGAGGACCAAACTGAAGATTCACAGATGTTAAAAAGGTGaatttgcaaacagaaaaataaaaaggatccAGGAGTGAAGGAAGCAGCACATCTGAAGGAACCTGAGAGCTCACTTCCATCTCCaataaacagcaggaaaaagcacaTGGCAACAAaagtgaaagaataaaaaaattccaagaagCATTATTTGGAATTAAAATAGAATTATATAAAGTGTATTACAGTCTGTTCTATCATTTAAGAAGTAATAACATATTTATGTATCTTTTATTACAGAGCGATAACCCGAAGAGAAGGAAGTCGATATTTAATCCATGTAcaatataaagaaataacagagcagaaaaaccACTTTCCCATTCAACAACATTCTAAAGATGCTTTTTAATTAGACATTTAAGCATTAAACATTTCTCAGTAGTAGGTTAAACTACTCAATACAGTAATTTCAGTGCATTGTCCAAGCAGACGTGGAAATGCAAACACATTCAAGGGCTTTGTGGAAACCTCGTGTCAATCCCCTCAGTTTCCTCAACACAAACAGTCACAGAATTTCTGGCCTAGACCAAGAACCAGAAAATCCTCCAGCTGTTGGGAACGCAGCACTGTCACCTGTGGGAGTGGAAAACCCAGCCTGTGGGAATGTTCCTGTGAGCATCACACGTGGGACGCACCCATGGAACCCTGGGGTGCTGCCACGGGAATATATCCCAAAGAACACACCAGGAGTCACCTTTTCCACCATCATctaaaggagagggaaggaaatctGTGCAAGGTTTTAAaaggagctgggggagctggtTAATGGTGGTGGCTGCACTGACACGgcccatccccatctcccatCGCCCGGCAGGAATCCTGGGGATCGCTGCTCcgtggggagcagaggggctgccaAACTAACAGTGGCAACAGCTCCCATGAGAAACAGGgcaaagcagcaaggaaaagacTTTTCCATCAGACAGACATCTCCATCTCATCtccagggagcacagggagctgctgccagaatAAAATCCGGGAGCGAGAGATGTGCAGATGGGACTTGTCTCCTGCCATCCTGCTGCTATTTCCTGCAGACTGGGACTGCAAATCCCCCCCTGTGACTCCTCCATGAGAAGAATTGGCACATGGTTTTGGCAGCTCCAAGCCTGACAGACAGTGGCCCGGGCAGGCCCCGTGGGAGCCGCGCTCCCGAAACACCGATggggaaaaagacaaaaggagaaggagctgaAGTGCTGGTGCTTTATGGTTTGTATCCAGAGCAGCCCCTCAGCAGGACATGGGGAGGGCAGCCCAAGGAGCTCTGCCAGGTGAGGAGAGCTCTCcactttccttctccctcttccacATTTTCCTGGTTGAGCATGAGGAACACCTGGAATCACCTCCCTCCCTGGGCTATGCTTTTAAAGGTTACTGAAAGAGCACTTATCTGGGGCAAGAATTAAGTCTGTCTTCCATGGCCATGGTGGTTGGTGTTTCAGAATGAGAGTCCAGAGATAGGGAATAGCTGAGAATTAGGGATACCCAAACACCCGTGTGGTCCAGGAGATCTCTACTCTGCTATCAGCACATCTTGCCAAAGGAAGGACAGGAAATCATCTGAGAAACTGAAGATCACATTTAGGTTATCCCACAAGatcagcataaaaataaaaacttaaacCTGGTATTTACAgattaacaaataaaaatatgaagtgGGACTATCCGAACTGCTATTAAAGTGACATTCAACAATTAACTGGAACCCTGATATGAGTGTAACatcctccctcttcccttcctttttttgttataaaaacagtatttacataattttacttttttttttttttttaaagagaactgGTTGACATTATTGCTTGATCCTTTATAGGAAAGACATTCCAATGAAGCAATTATTCCACATGCTGACAAAACACAGAATATACCAATTCAAGAGTGACAAAAGTTAACATTTTGTTCATCTAAAAATTATCTCCATCTGCTGGGTCAGCAGATCACATGTAAATATTAGCCaatcaaaaatacattttacaaaaaataatCAAGTTTCCTTTTTCAATATGGCAGTAAACATGATTTGTTCTTCCACTCTCACCTTCCACAAACTTCATTCTAAATAGGAGCTTACTATttgttcacaaaaaaaaaaaaaaaagataaattcgattaaaattattattttcataaacaaacacaaagccCAGCCAGACACATCTCCCAGAGGTCAGTGCTGAACACCTACAGAGTCTGTTCCACAGCGAGGGGAGTTCCCTGGATCACAGCATTCCCAAACAGCTCTGTTTTCCAAGACTTTCTGAAGTGCTAACCGTGACCCAGGGGTTCTCCTGGCAGGCAGGTCTGAAGTGCCCCTGTCCCCCCTGACCTGACAGACACAGCTTTGTATTTGACTATGAACTGAAGCAGCTTTTCTCCACAAAACAGGAAGGCACCATGCACAGAGCAGTTGAGGCAGGaagcaaacagcagcaacatgaCATGGGGGTTTAGGTTCAGATGAGTTAAGGCTTCTGTTGAAGTTCTTTATCTTCTCCTAGTTAGAATCACTgtctggaaaggaaaacagaaagaaaggtggGATACAGTCAGGCAGCTGGAACAGGAACTCcctgaaatgtgttttctgttgtAGTGCCACCTTGGTTGTGTCTATTTAATGCATTAAATGCTCAAGAGCTGCCCAGAATCGTGCTGAAACCACACCAAGTTTTCAAACTTTGGGAAATCACAGCCCCAACAGAGTGAGTGTTGTGAAAATCAAATGATGTGCAGAATCAGTGGAACTGTgactgggagggaaggggcactGCCCTGCTTGGCACCATTCCCTGACACCCCTGGTGCACAGGGCAGGGTAAGGGTGGTGTTGGTGGGGGCACAGTGGTGAGACCAACACATCGAAGAAAATGTGAGTTTATTACTGCACACCTGCACTTAGCAAAGTACCCCTTCCTACCCAAGTACCTTTTCAAACCTGATTCTCATAATGGCTCTGTCTCTTCTTTGAtttcagctccttcagccactGAGGAGACTTTTCTTCTGACCTAagatataaaaaaccccactcttTATTCTTTCATTATGAAAATTCCtgacagaaacaacaaaaaaaaaggaatgtacAACTTGtggcattattttttccttccaccaAGAAGCGCATCAGCCTCTTCCTGATGCTGGGATTCTCTCACCTGTCCTCCTTTTCCACACTGGAGGGCAGCACTCTGCTGCCGGGAGTGCCGAGCTGTGCTTTGGGGGATTTgaagagctgagcagagccGATGTCACCAGTGCTCTCAGACTCTTGTCTTTTCCGCAGTTGGGcctaaatataaaaataaagaaaggggTCCTTTGAAGCCAGCATCCAGGCTTTCTTTGGAAAGCAGAACAGATCACTCCagatttataaaaacaaaaaaattccctgaAATGAGTGAGGGAGTTCTTTATAAAGCACCCACAGCTACTGAACTGGTTTATCTCCcacctgctgggctctgcctgagcTCACCTTGAGGACAGAGTGatccatccctgggaacacggGCAGTCTCTGGGCTTGCACAGAAGATGACCTTGGAGTGTGCTGGATCTTGTCTTCCTCCTCAGAATCTTCCTGTTGCAtagttttcttctcttctaattaattgttttcaaaaaaaaagcagaggggGAAACCATGAGCCAGCTTTTCACCTCTGCCTTGTCCTAGATCTCTTCCTGCACTCGAGCAGGAACGAAGGGCAGTACTTAAAAAATGCCCTTTACAAACTCCTACCCTTGCACCCAGGCTGATCACAACCAATTATTCCAGGTAGCTGAGGGGTTACCTGTGGAATCTTTGAACATCCAGGCATTATCTGGTTCTTCTGTCAAGGAAAACCTGTTCTCCAGGTccagccctctgctcctgcGCAGCGAGTGGGACGCGGGCGCCCGGCACCGGCGCTTCTTGCTCAGCTGCACCCGAGTCTTCAGAGCACTGGAGTCCAGGACAGCCGTGTGCTGGAGGAACACAGACCTGGGAGTGAACCCCACCTCCTCCACAGTGACTTCCCAACCCACTGGATTGCATTCACCTGTTCAgtttaatttatatatatatatatatatatatatatatatatatatatatttgcctGACTATTATTATTGTAGTTACTTAAAATTATACAGAAGAGAGTTTATGATGAGGACATGGTACTTCGTGGCTAACTGGGTGTAATCCTTTGGTCTCTCTAGGCTGTGGATACCTGAGCTGCATGAATTATTTGCACTAAATGAATATAAAAAACAACTGCAATTATCAGGAGTTTGGTTCCTAGAGTGTTTTATGAATACAGGCCTTGCTAGTCCAAGATTGGGATCTAAAAAGAGCAACTACACAAAATTCCCTCGtagtgcagagctgcagcttcccTGCCAGCCACAAACACTCGAAGCCACTCACCAGCAACAAGGACACTCCAAGTTTAGTGTCACAGCATTCAGAAAACTTCTGTGATCAGTCATTTCCAACATATCCAATCAGCAATAACATTTacagagcaaaacaaggagCTGTAATTGATTTGCTTGCTTAAAGCAATTTGCTGTTACAGACTTGCCTGTAACCACCAAATATCCCTGagccctcccttctccagcagATGTGGGTTTGCTCCTTTTCGAAAGATTTCAGGTCAGGAATAAACTCCTCATCACACAGCATTTGGAGCTATTAATGTTTTACAGAGACATCTTTAGTGGCCCAGGGACAAAACAGAACcttctggaagtgttcaaacacggtgtggatgtggcacttggggacgtggtggtggtggccttggcagtgctggggcaacAGTTGTACTCCATAGTGCAACTGTTTAGTTTGTTCTCCAAACTAAACAAAGTTCTTGCAGCACTAGACCTCATTAACTGTGTATGGCCAGAAATTCCTGGCCTTAAACCAGCTGCAGGATTCTTCactataaaaaaatcctttaaaattcaACTCTGAGCTACCATGGAAAGAAACCAAttgtaaataagaaaaatattagtgAACATCTTTACGGCCTGAAATCTGCACAGctgacagcacagcagccactAACTGTTTGTGTTATTTAATTATGCTTCCAATgttcatccctggaagtgtccaaggccaggttggatgaggcttggagaaacctggtctagtggaaagtgtccctgcccatagcaagGGGTAGAACTgaatgagctttaagatcccctccaacccaaaccagcctgggaTTCTATGATTGATTATCCAAGGCCAGCAGCTTTATGGAATCTCTCAGAGCCTGAACACTACAGAGACTTAGAAGAACTCTGTAGTTTTGATCCTCAACTTTTCgggcaggaaagcagctgggaaaatCAAGTGTGGGAAAGGCAGAGCAAAACTGGCTGCACAGTTTCCAGAAGAAACTGCTTTGAAGGGATTAACCGAGGGCACACATGATGGCAACTTACATCAATGAAGGAGAAATAACTGCTCTTGTCCTCAGGGAGTGTGTCTCCTGCAGGAGGCAAATCAGTCCCATCAGTGGAGTCCATGTCCGTGCTCGAACGGTCCAGGCTGGTGCTCCTTTGGTCTTTGGAGAAGTCATGGTGCTCGGCCAGGGAGGGCGGCTCTGTCTGCGAGGACAGCGAGGATGGGTGGCTGCCCGGGGGCTGCTTCCGCCCTGGCACAACCTCattttccagggaaggagattCTCCCACAAAGCTGCAAACAGAGCAAATGGAATCTGTGAGACTTCGGGGTGAATAAATAcctgcaaggccaggctggatcccACATGATCAGCGTGAGTTAAATAAAAGTGGAATGGAAAGTCTGAGCACCAAGGGGAGGCATCAGGTACCAGCAGCAGCGTGTGGATCCCTTCCACTAGCACAGCCCTGATCCCTTGGATTCACAGTGCGTTGGGGATTGGGGTGTATTCCAGCCAGTCAGAGGATGTTTCCCTTCAGGAATGCTGGAGCTGAAGAGAGGTGGGCACCAGGTGGCACCCTAAGGCAGGGCTCCACGGGCAGAGCTTCCTGCGCCTCGGGCAGGacggcagcagcacctgcacccGGTGCTGGGATGTTCCCAGTGTATTCCTAGAATTCCTTCCGTGGCCTAGACTGACAGGAATGGGCTGCAGGGTCAGGACTGGAAGCTGTACACAGTTGTGGCTGCCTTTGTCACAAAGGCTGGAGTATTCCTTGAAACAGCAAGAAGACTCTACTGTCAATAAAAATTGGGCCGTCTTGCTTCTAATTcccagtttgaaaaaaaaaaaaatccaaaggatttagttctgattttttttttcctcctcttgatAGAAGTCTTATGTCACTAAGCACCATTTCTTGGGCACATATCTAGAAGAACTGTTCTAAACCTAAAAAACCACGTATATATCAATTTACGCACATCTTTTAACAACACACCTTCGTATTTGGCACAGCAATCCAAGGAGAAAAACACTCAGGAGTGTCCTGCTGGATAACAGCGTTCCATCAGCACCAGCACATGGTACAATGTCCAGTCTGGCAGAGCAGA
The DNA window shown above is from Corvus hawaiiensis isolate bCorHaw1 chromosome 18, bCorHaw1.pri.cur, whole genome shotgun sequence and carries:
- the KIAA1671 gene encoding uncharacterized protein KIAA1671 homolog isoform X3 gives rise to the protein MDYLGDKLTVAQTHMTQWMGTVRRSLQEALNLVTTAVAHERSGGEGGTRTPFKRTSSFRHFASRSRESFRRFSVRSQQRFSSLRKRQPSSEPPELDQLRQCFSRQPPGVKDTDTLVQEPDSQYGTWNEQRHSGDSFVGESPSLENEVVPGRKQPPGSHPSSLSSQTEPPSLAEHHDFSKDQRSTSLDRSSTDMDSTDGTDLPPAGDTLPEDKSSYFSFIDHTAVLDSSALKTRVQLSKKRRCRAPASHSLRRSRGLDLENRFSLTEEPDNAWMFKDSTEEKKTMQQEDSEEEDKIQHTPRSSSVQAQRLPVFPGMDHSVLKAQLRKRQESESTGDIGSAQLFKSPKAQLGTPGSRVLPSSVEKEDRSEEKSPQWLKELKSKKRQSHYENQTVILTRRR
- the KIAA1671 gene encoding uncharacterized protein KIAA1671 homolog isoform X7 gives rise to the protein MTYSLWAAFIGWIDQLRQCFSRQPPGVKDTDTLVQEPDSQYGTWNEQRHSGDSFVGESPSLENEVVPGRKQPPGSHPSSLSSQTEPPSLAEHHDFSKDQRSTSLDRSSTDMDSTDGTDLPPAGDTLPEDKSSYFSFIDHTAVLDSSALKTRVQLSKKRRCRAPASHSLRRSRGLDLENRFSLTEEPDNAWMFKDSTEEKKTMQQEDSEEEDKIQHTPRSSSVQAQRLPVFPGMDHSVLKAQLRKRQESESTGDIGSAQLFKSPKAQLGTPGSRVLPSSVEKEDRSEEKSPQWLKELKSKKRQSHYENQTVILTRRR
- the KIAA1671 gene encoding uncharacterized protein KIAA1671 homolog isoform X6, which codes for MEYYYCPRLLKFLQYLWDQLRQCFSRQPPGVKDTDTLVQEPDSQYGTWNEQRHSGDSFVGESPSLENEVVPGRKQPPGSHPSSLSSQTEPPSLAEHHDFSKDQRSTSLDRSSTDMDSTDGTDLPPAGDTLPEDKSSYFSFIDHTAVLDSSALKTRVQLSKKRRCRAPASHSLRRSRGLDLENRFSLTEEPDNAWMFKDSTEEKKTMQQEDSEEEDKIQHTPRSSSVQAQRLPVFPGMDHSVLKAQLRKRQESESTGDIGSAQLFKSPKAQLGTPGSRVLPSSVEKEDRSEEKSPQWLKELKSKKRQSHYENQTVILTRRR
- the KIAA1671 gene encoding uncharacterized protein KIAA1671 homolog isoform X5; its protein translation is MPCGFYLPCWKQRVPGSRLESCTWHGLGNDQLRQCFSRQPPGVKDTDTLVQEPDSQYGTWNEQRHSGDSFVGESPSLENEVVPGRKQPPGSHPSSLSSQTEPPSLAEHHDFSKDQRSTSLDRSSTDMDSTDGTDLPPAGDTLPEDKSSYFSFIDHTAVLDSSALKTRVQLSKKRRCRAPASHSLRRSRGLDLENRFSLTEEPDNAWMFKDSTEEKKTMQQEDSEEEDKIQHTPRSSSVQAQRLPVFPGMDHSVLKAQLRKRQESESTGDIGSAQLFKSPKAQLGTPGSRVLPSSVEKEDRSEEKSPQWLKELKSKKRQSHYENQTVILTRRR
- the KIAA1671 gene encoding uncharacterized protein KIAA1671 homolog isoform X8, which produces MEYYYCPRLLKFLQYLWDQLRQCFSRQPPGVKDTDTLVQEPDSQYGTWNEQRHSGDSFVGESPSLENEVVPGRKQPPGSHPSSLSSQTEPPSLAEHHDFSKDQRSTSLDRSSTDMDSTDGTDLPPAGDTLPEDKSSYFSFIDHTAVLDSSALKTRVQLSKKRRCRAPASHSLRRSRGLDLENRFSLTEEPDNAWMFKDSTEEKKTMQQEDSEEEDKIQHTPRSSSVQAQRLPVFPGMDHSVLKAQLRKRQESESTGDIGSAQLFKSPKAQLGTPGSRVLPSSVEKEDRSEEKSPQWLKELKSKKRQSHYENQV
- the KIAA1671 gene encoding uncharacterized protein KIAA1671 homolog isoform X4; translated protein: MDYLGDKLTVAQTHMTQWMGTVRRSLQEALNLVTTAVAHERSGGEGGTRTPFKRTSSFRHFASRSRESFRRFSVRSQQRFSSLRKRQPSSEPPELDQLRQCFSRQPPGVKDTDTLVQEPDSQYGTWNEQRHSGDSFVGESPSLENEVVPGRKQPPGSHPSSLSSQTEPPSLAEHHDFSKDQRSTSLDRSSTDMDSTDGTDLPPAGDTLPEDKSSYFSFIDHTAVLDSSALKTRVQLSKKRRCRAPASHSLRRSRGLDLENRFSLTEEPDNAWMFKDSTEEKKTMQQEDSEEEDKIQHTPRSSSVQAQRLPVFPGMDHSVLKAQLRKRQESESTGDIGSAQLFKSPKAQLGTPGSRVLPSSVEKEDRSEEKSPQWLKELKSKKRQSHYENQV